GAGGAGCTGGCGGTGGGCAAAGTGCCTGCAGGAAACACGCTCACTCGAATCACTTTCACAGAGGATTTCTGGGCCTTGGCCAGGACCCGGGTGTCCGGCGCTCTCACGGACGAGCTGGCCGTGGACAGGGGGACTGCAGGAAGCGTGCCCACTCCGGTCACGCTCACAGAGGACTGCCGGGAGCCGCCCGAGACCCCACTGGCCAGGGTCCTCTGCGGTGCGCTGGCGGCGGACACCGTGGCTGCAGGAACCGGGCTCCCTCCATTCACGTCCACGGGGGATTGCTGGGAAGGACTCAGTGGCTTAGGAGCGGGAGCAGGAGATGGAGATTTCAGAAAGCTGCTGGCCTCCCACGGAATACAACTGCTCCCCGACCGGCTCTTTCCTGAGCGCCAGGGAAGTCTGATGCGCAGAGGGGGCCGTCCCACGCCCTCCCCCTGGACTGGAGACCGAACCAAGGCCATGTCAGGCAGTTCTGGGTTCCTGCCGGGAGGAAGCCCACTGAGGCCGCCTGAGCCGTGCGACCCGGTGACGGTACAGCTGGCCTGCTGCGGGACCGCCAAATCTGCCCCCGTGTCCATCCCGCGGGCAGCAGTCCTTGATTCGGGCGGGACACTGACTGAACGGTCATCCGTGCAGGGGTGCGGAGGACACATCTGTCCCTCCGGTCCGTCTTCCTTCCAGGGCCTTCTGGCTCCAGAGAAAGGTGGATTATTCCGCGGCGGCGACTGCAGGAAGGTCAGCTCCGAGCTCTGAGGCTCATGGCCGGCTTCGCAGCCACACGCACCACCGCCCCTCACCTCGCCGGCTGGCCAGACTCCCGGAGGTGAGACGTCCCGTCGGGCGGACCTCTTCCCTCTGGCATATTTCTGCACATCCACTTCCGAAGGCACCGCCAAGTCACAGGGTCTCCGCTTCCACGTATCTACGCAGCTCCCCGCTTTAGAAATTTTGAGGTCGTACCACGGACGGTCTTGGCGCTCTCTGCGTTTCCTGCAAGAGGCCCACACTGTCAGCtcgggaggagggggaggagcagacagcTCCCGCTGCCGATGCAGAGAGGGGGCAGAGTACCTCCTGAAGCTCCTTTTCATCGGCCGAGTATTCATCTTTTGCTTGTTATAGAGCAGCCTGTTCGCCGTGCAGGCTACTGCTACAGAAGGATCCAGACACAGGGGCTCAGCGGTAGCCAAGATCAGCTGGCTCTCAAGCGACAGTCTGTCTTCCTGGGTCCATTCCCGGCCATCGCTGGTTATGGACTGCACGTCGCAGGCTAACGTCTGCATGGTCGGGCGCAGGAGAATGTGCCTGCTCTGGTAGCCCGGAGGTTCCCCACCGCTGCACTGCCTGTAGTCCCGCACCTGCGCTATGACGCACCCGCACTGGAAGAGGTTCACCTCCGATTTTTCCAGCACGTCCAGCAGAGCGGGAGGTAATTCTTCAGCATCCAGGTATTCAAGCAATTCCCGCTCTTCGTACGGCAGCCGAACGGTCTCCGAATACGCTCCGTGTTTCCCCTGGAGCATCAGCGAATATCCCCCCTCTCCCCGGTGCAGGTTGACCACTAAACACGGCAACGACTCTCTCCTCACGAGCTTCTCTAGCAGGTTCACGTTGCTTCTTAGCTCCTCCGGAGCCTCAGGCTCTCTCCCACATTCTTCCACATAGATGTCGTAAAGTTTTTCGTAGAGAGACGCTTCCCCACTCGACGGGCCTTTCCTCTTAGGAGGCCTCTGCTGGGCACCTGCGATGACATAGTCCGCACGGTCCAAAGCCCTTTCCAGGGCCTGTTGCATCGTGGTGCAAAAGGGGCTCTAAAGACAAGAGAAAACGCAAGTGCCTTGAGGGGCGGGCCGAAAACCCCGGCTTTCACGTCGAGGTAGAGTCTGGCCCGCGCCACAACTGCCCGCGGCACGGTGAGCCAGGAGCCTCGGTTCCCAGTGGACGGCCGGGAGCCCGCCCCAGGAAAGCAGCACACGACATACCTGCGACCAGGGGAAAACACCTACACGTGCCTGAGCCGCCACCGCGGGTCCCACTCCCTGCAGGCTGGGCCGGAAGTGGCCGGCTGGGCGCACCCCCTCCCGCCCTCCCcgctctccccccgcccccgtccccgcccccgccccctgcgGGAGCATCCGCTGGTGCGCTGGCGCGCATGTGCGCTCTCTGCAGGCCTTCAAGGCAGCCCTCAAGCGTCTTCCAGTTGTTGCCTCCGCCCCGGGGCCACGAGGCCCAGGGCCCGCACTCCCGCGGCAGGGCCACACCTTTGCTTTGCGCTTAAGGCCCAGGgcacgccgccgccgccgccgccgccgccgacgCGCAAGCAAGGATCCGGTCCCAAGTCCACGCCAGTTTGCGCAGAAATGCGGCTGTCGCCGAAGCCTTGGAAgctgttccttcctttcctttccggGCCGGCGCTTCCCCCAGAACTGTTCACTGTTTCCGAGTCTCCTGTCGTGAACGGCAGGGCTGCGCCTGGTGCCCGTCACCGCTTGCACACACCCCACAGCGCACGTGGGCAGTAGCCCCCGCCTGCGCCgccgggcgggggtggggggcgctcgCTGAATCTGGTGCAGGCATCGCCATTCTTCTCCAGTCTTCAGGGGTCCGCCCGGTGGTGGTGCTGTCCCTGTGCGCAAGACATGCTGTTCTGATCCTTAAGTATTGCCCTGGTGCTGCCCCGTGTGTCCCGTAAGGGCGCTTTCCAAGGATGCCGTGGGCCCCGCGTCTGTCCCGTCAGGGGGCAGAGCTCGGCTCGAGACTATCGGTTTGGAAGGGTGGCCTGCCTGTCGTGGGGCTGAGAGCTGTTGTCCTAGGTGACGGCAGCACATTCCAGCGATCAGTCGGACTTGGAGCCCACAGCCGGGATGCTAAGCTTGGGTGTGGAGGGAGCTGA
This region of Meles meles chromosome X, mMelMel3.1 paternal haplotype, whole genome shotgun sequence genomic DNA includes:
- the LOC123934563 gene encoding transcription factor SPT20 homolog; this translates as MQQALERALDRADYVIAGAQQRPPKRKGPSSGEASLYEKLYDIYVEECGREPEAPEELRSNVNLLEKLVRRESLPCLVVNLHRGEGGYSLMLQGKHGAYSETVRLPYEERELLEYLDAEELPPALLDVLEKSEVNLFQCGCVIAQVRDYRQCSGGEPPGYQSRHILLRPTMQTLACDVQSITSDGREWTQEDRLSLESQLILATAEPLCLDPSVAVACTANRLLYNKQKMNTRPMKRSFRRYSAPSLHRQRELSAPPPPPELTVWASCRKRRERQDRPWYDLKISKAGSCVDTWKRRPCDLAVPSEVDVQKYARGKRSARRDVSPPGVWPAGEVRGGGACGCEAGHEPQSSELTFLQSPPRNNPPFSGARRPWKEDGPEGQMCPPHPCTDDRSVSVPPESRTAARGMDTGADLAVPQQASCTVTGSHGSGGLSGLPPGRNPELPDMALVRSPVQGEGVGRPPLRIRLPWRSGKSRSGSSCIPWEASSFLKSPSPAPAPKPLSPSQQSPVDVNGGSPVPAATVSAASAPQRTLASGVSGGSRQSSVSVTGVGTLPAVPLSTASSSVRAPDTRVLAKAQKSSVKVIRVSVFPAGTLPTASSSLRAPATPVMATSQESSGKQGPGVSRLPATTPSPASSSQSSPATQVTASSAGHSLLQVAGPGCRERALERGSGPGQGPQAGAKAPAGIKPSSLPSGARPPSAVPTAARSPPVRVQFFLKHASGLRPVTLLEAPQDSLLLNTAQQPERRLYQLISQEQLQQASTGGPPQPGPQGPSARGAASPERASSAQQAVALNPAGEGELPQPRTHRAVLAPLGSGESQRSPEQSEQRGPRPAHTLRPAPASQPPPQPQGPQLRILQGPVAVTTVAAQAAGPPLGPQPASQAKGKRDRSPPSPPKS